From Juglans regia cultivar Chandler chromosome 6, Walnut 2.0, whole genome shotgun sequence, the proteins below share one genomic window:
- the LOC109002497 gene encoding disease resistance protein RPV1-like isoform X2: MALSTISSWSSSSFTSPWLYDVFLSFRGEDTRDTFTAHLYHALIQKGIRSFIDDDEVKRGDEISTKLLPAIEDSRISIIILSKNYASSTWCLDELVKILECKKSKQQIVLPVFYHVDPSDIRHQRGTFGELLAKHAENLYGDMKLHMWKTALQEVANLSGDHLIINGNESKFIDGIVQEVSRIVNHSYLHVAKYPVGLDSKVWDIMNLHVSVGTNDVRMVGILGVGGIGKTTLAKSIYNSIAFGFEASCFLANVSDTANQVYGLVQLQETILSKIFGDCKSFKVDSIVMGSSMIKHRLPSKRVLLILDGVDHLNQLETLAGGHDWFGEGSRIIITTRDQHLLTTHGVDSTYKMRGLNQDDALQLFCWHAFRSEKPVDGYGEFVEQIINYAGSLPLVLTVLGSDLYGRSKKEWESALDQYKKIPHQDIQRILQTSYNRLSENEKNIFLDIACCFIGDVFDDVIKILDSFDFCPNFWIPRLREKCLIFELNGKLQMHDLLRDMGREVVRQESPKNPGARSRLFNHEDVRDVLEEDTGTENVKAIVVDFLEDDDMIRLSSKAFKKMKRLRLFRYRNARFSGELKSLPNGIRVLDWPKCPLQSLPQFHGDRLVILRMPFSLIQEIRLEFKAEMIFPGKKIPDWFSHCKEITSNSHRCKFDIKVAPPYNLDDIIGIAFCAVIEPVATIILAVSIMRGDTYARNYWDARAAFDEIDSDHVWLRYLTTEDIMHLRAVRVDRADDLGIIFESRDPNSVIFKRCGVHLLYKQHEPNTKDHAGHVPHHENIGNLANPMGGSQLSKRRRVDYDEYEDNHNIESNLYTQQRKPASTLEIKIFLISSVWRSSYVK; the protein is encoded by the exons ATGGCCTTATCTACGATCTCTTCttggtcttcttcttcattcacCTCTCCATGGCTCTACGATGTGTTCTTGAGCTTTAGAGGAGAAGATACCCGAGATACTTTTACTGCCCATCTATACCATGCTTTGATTCAAAAGGGAATCCGTTCCTTCATAGATGATGATGAAGTTAAAAGGGGTGATGAGATTTCAACAAAACTCCTCCCAGCCATAGAAGATTCAAGGATTTCCATTATTATACTCTCAAAAAATTATGCATCATCAACATGGTGTTTGGATGAGTTAGTGAAGATTCTTGAGTGtaaaaaatcaaagcaacaaATAGTTTTACCTGTGTTTTACCACGTAGATCCATCAGATATCCGACATCAAAGAGGAACTTTTGGTGAATTATTGGCTAAACATGCAGAGAATTTGTATGGAGACATGAAGTTGCATATGTGGAAGACAGCCCTACAAGAAGTTGCTAATTTGTCCGGAGACCATTTGATCATAAATGG gAACGAATCTAAATTCATTGATGGAATCGTTCAAGAGGTCTCAAGAATAGTAAATCATTCATATTTACATGTTGCAAAGTATCCAGTTGGATTAGACTCCAAGGTATGGGATATCATGAATTTGCATGTAAGTGTTGGGACAAATGACGTTCGAATGGTAGGGATCTTAGGAGTTGGGGGAATTGGTAAGACAACTCTAGCCAAATCAATTTATAACTCAATTGCTTTTGGATTTGAAGCTAGTTGTTTTCTTGCAAATGTTAGTGACACTGCGAATCAAGTGTATGGTTTGGTCCAACTACAAGAGACCATTCTTTCTAAGATCTTTGGAGATTGTAAAAGTTTCAAGGTTGATAGTATTGTTATGGGAAGCTCTATGATAAAGCACAGGCTTCCTTCTAAAAGAGTTCTTCTAATTCTTGATGGTGTAGATCACTTGAACCAATTAGAAACCTTAGCAGGAGGTCATGATTGGTTTGGTGAAGGAAGTAGAATCATAATCACAACAAGAGATCAACACCTGTTGACTACTCATGGAGTTGATTCAACATACAAGATGAGGGGATTGAATCAAGATGATGCTTTACAACTATTTTGTTGGCATGCTTTTAGAAGTGAGAAACCGGTTGACGGTTATGGAGAGTTTGTAGAACAGATCATAAATTATGCTGGGAGCCTTCCACTAGTTTTAACGGTGCTTGGTTCGGATTTATATGGTAGAAGTAAAAAAGAGTGGGAAAGTGCATTGGATCAGTACAAGAAAATCCCTCACCAAGATATTCAGAGAATACTTCAAACAAGTTACAATAGATtaagtgaaaatgaaaagaatattttCCTTGACATCGCTTGTTGTTTTATTGGAGATGTATTTGATGATGTCATTAAGATACTAgatagttttgatttttgcCCAAACTTTTGGATCCCACGACTTAGGGAGAAGTGCCTTATTTTTGAGCTCAATGGAAAGTTGCAAATGCATGACTTGTTACGAGATATGGGTAGAGAAGTTGTTCGACAAGAATCGCCCAAAAATCCAGGAGCACGTAGCAGATTGTTTAATCATGAAGACGTTCGCGATGTATTGGAGGAAGATACA GGAACAGAGAACGTTAAAGCAATAGTGGTAGATTTTCTTGAAGACGATGACATGATACGCTTGAGTTCAAAGGCATTCAAGAAGATGAAAAGACTCCGATTATTTAGATATCGCAATGCACGGTTTTCTGGAGAACTTAAATCTCTACCAAATGGAATAAGAGTGCTTGATTGGCCTAAATGTCCTTTACAATCTCTACCACAATTTCATGGAGACAGACTTGTTATACTACGAATGCCCTTTAGTCTAATCCAGGAGATACGCTTGGAATTTAAG GCTGAGATGATATTTCCGGGAAAGAAGATTCCAGATTGGTTCAGTCATTGCAAGGAGATCACTTCAAATAGTCATCGGTGTAAATTTGATATTAAAGTGGCCCCACCGTATAACTTGGATGACATCATAGGAATTGCTTTTTGTGCTGTTATTGAACCTGTTGCAACTATTATTTTGGCCGTTTCAATCATGAGAGGAGATACCTACGCCAGGAATTATTGGGATGCACGTGCAGCATTTGATGAAATTGATTCAGATCATGTATGGTTAAGGTACTTAACTACAGAAGATATTATGCACCTACGAGCTGTGAGGGTAGATCGGGCAGATGATCTGGGGATTATATTTGAAAGCAGAGATCCAAATTCAGTGATCTTCAAACGTTGCGGAGTTCATCTGTTATACAAACAGCATGAACCGAATACCAAAGATCATGCAGGTCATGTGCCCcatcatgaaaatattggaaATTTAGCAAATCCAATGGGTGGAAGTCAGCTTTCTAAGAGGCGTCGTGTTGATTATGATGAGTATGAAGACAATCACAACATTGAATCCAACTTGTACACACAACAAAGGAAGCCTGCTTCAACcttggaaatcaaaatttttctgATTTCAAGTGTATGGAGGAGCAGTTATGTAaagtag
- the LOC109002497 gene encoding disease resistance protein RPV1-like isoform X1, with protein MALSTISSWSSSSFTSPWLYDVFLSFRGEDTRDTFTAHLYHALIQKGIRSFIDDDEVKRGDEISTKLLPAIEDSRISIIILSKNYASSTWCLDELVKILECKKSKQQIVLPVFYHVDPSDIRHQRGTFGELLAKHAENLYGDMKLHMWKTALQEVANLSGDHLIINGNESKFIDGIVQEVSRIVNHSYLHVAKYPVGLDSKVWDIMNLHVSVGTNDVRMVGILGVGGIGKTTLAKSIYNSIAFGFEASCFLANVSDTANQVYGLVQLQETILSKIFGDCKSFKVDSIVMGSSMIKHRLPSKRVLLILDGVDHLNQLETLAGGHDWFGEGSRIIITTRDQHLLTTHGVDSTYKMRGLNQDDALQLFCWHAFRSEKPVDGYGEFVEQIINYAGSLPLVLTVLGSDLYGRSKKEWESALDQYKKIPHQDIQRILQTSYNRLSENEKNIFLDIACCFIGDVFDDVIKILDSFDFCPNFWIPRLREKCLIFELNGKLQMHDLLRDMGREVVRQESPKNPGARSRLFNHEDVRDVLEEDTGTENVKAIVVDFLEDDDMIRLSSKAFKKMKRLRLFRYRNARFSGELKSLPNGIRVLDWPKCPLQSLPQFHGDRLVILRMPFSLIQEIRLEFKNLMVMDFRGCEFITKLSDISSCPNLMKINLSYCKNLVEVHDSVGLILDKLVNLRLNGCFNLKSFPRRLQLRSLGFLDLNDCSGLQNFPEIECEMENLREVHLRGTAIEELPSSIGHLIGLESLELGSCVNLKRLPSSIHQLKSLGWIELNDCPNIISFGMEEEVHNGQPTNSTTSNFHLFLTNSGLSKSNFLGPFHFFPKLGYLDLLGSDIVSIPSSIKTYVRLWYVSLNDCKQLQEIKEFPPNLKVVSASGCISLESLPEISKEFNFPRLEWIGLARCYKVNMGNWMSNPAWNKAEMIFPGKKIPDWFSHCKEITSNSHRCKFDIKVAPPYNLDDIIGIAFCAVIEPVATIILAVSIMRGDTYARNYWDARAAFDEIDSDHVWLRYLTTEDIMHLRAVRVDRADDLGIIFESRDPNSVIFKRCGVHLLYKQHEPNTKDHAGHVPHHENIGNLANPMGGSQLSKRRRVDYDEYEDNHNIESNLYTQQRKPASTLEIKIFLISSVWRSSYVK; from the exons ATGGCCTTATCTACGATCTCTTCttggtcttcttcttcattcacCTCTCCATGGCTCTACGATGTGTTCTTGAGCTTTAGAGGAGAAGATACCCGAGATACTTTTACTGCCCATCTATACCATGCTTTGATTCAAAAGGGAATCCGTTCCTTCATAGATGATGATGAAGTTAAAAGGGGTGATGAGATTTCAACAAAACTCCTCCCAGCCATAGAAGATTCAAGGATTTCCATTATTATACTCTCAAAAAATTATGCATCATCAACATGGTGTTTGGATGAGTTAGTGAAGATTCTTGAGTGtaaaaaatcaaagcaacaaATAGTTTTACCTGTGTTTTACCACGTAGATCCATCAGATATCCGACATCAAAGAGGAACTTTTGGTGAATTATTGGCTAAACATGCAGAGAATTTGTATGGAGACATGAAGTTGCATATGTGGAAGACAGCCCTACAAGAAGTTGCTAATTTGTCCGGAGACCATTTGATCATAAATGG gAACGAATCTAAATTCATTGATGGAATCGTTCAAGAGGTCTCAAGAATAGTAAATCATTCATATTTACATGTTGCAAAGTATCCAGTTGGATTAGACTCCAAGGTATGGGATATCATGAATTTGCATGTAAGTGTTGGGACAAATGACGTTCGAATGGTAGGGATCTTAGGAGTTGGGGGAATTGGTAAGACAACTCTAGCCAAATCAATTTATAACTCAATTGCTTTTGGATTTGAAGCTAGTTGTTTTCTTGCAAATGTTAGTGACACTGCGAATCAAGTGTATGGTTTGGTCCAACTACAAGAGACCATTCTTTCTAAGATCTTTGGAGATTGTAAAAGTTTCAAGGTTGATAGTATTGTTATGGGAAGCTCTATGATAAAGCACAGGCTTCCTTCTAAAAGAGTTCTTCTAATTCTTGATGGTGTAGATCACTTGAACCAATTAGAAACCTTAGCAGGAGGTCATGATTGGTTTGGTGAAGGAAGTAGAATCATAATCACAACAAGAGATCAACACCTGTTGACTACTCATGGAGTTGATTCAACATACAAGATGAGGGGATTGAATCAAGATGATGCTTTACAACTATTTTGTTGGCATGCTTTTAGAAGTGAGAAACCGGTTGACGGTTATGGAGAGTTTGTAGAACAGATCATAAATTATGCTGGGAGCCTTCCACTAGTTTTAACGGTGCTTGGTTCGGATTTATATGGTAGAAGTAAAAAAGAGTGGGAAAGTGCATTGGATCAGTACAAGAAAATCCCTCACCAAGATATTCAGAGAATACTTCAAACAAGTTACAATAGATtaagtgaaaatgaaaagaatattttCCTTGACATCGCTTGTTGTTTTATTGGAGATGTATTTGATGATGTCATTAAGATACTAgatagttttgatttttgcCCAAACTTTTGGATCCCACGACTTAGGGAGAAGTGCCTTATTTTTGAGCTCAATGGAAAGTTGCAAATGCATGACTTGTTACGAGATATGGGTAGAGAAGTTGTTCGACAAGAATCGCCCAAAAATCCAGGAGCACGTAGCAGATTGTTTAATCATGAAGACGTTCGCGATGTATTGGAGGAAGATACA GGAACAGAGAACGTTAAAGCAATAGTGGTAGATTTTCTTGAAGACGATGACATGATACGCTTGAGTTCAAAGGCATTCAAGAAGATGAAAAGACTCCGATTATTTAGATATCGCAATGCACGGTTTTCTGGAGAACTTAAATCTCTACCAAATGGAATAAGAGTGCTTGATTGGCCTAAATGTCCTTTACAATCTCTACCACAATTTCATGGAGACAGACTTGTTATACTACGAATGCCCTTTAGTCTAATCCAGGAGATACGCTTGGAATTTAAG AATCTGATGGTTATGGATTTCCGTGGTTGTGAATTCATAACGAAACTCTCGGATATTTCAAGTTGCCCAAATCtgatgaaaataaatcttaGCTATTGTAAAAATCTAGTTGAAGTTCATGATTCTGTTGGATTAATCCTTGATAAGCTTGTTAACTTGAGACTTAATGGATGTTTCAATCTAAAGAGCTTTCCAAGGAGACTCCAATTGAGATCTCTAGGATTCCTTGATCTTAATGATTGCTCAGGCCTTCAAAACTTTCCTGAAATCGAATGTGAAATGGAAAATTTACGTGAAGTCCACTTACGGGGCACCGCAATAGAAGAATTGCCATCATCCATTGGGCACCTCATTGGGCTTGAAAGTTTAGAGCTAGGTAGCTGCGTAAACCTTAAGCGTCTACCAAGTAGCATTCATCAGTTGAAATCTCTAGGGTGGATTGAGCTCAACGATTGTccaaatattataagttttgggatggaggaggaggtgcATAATGGACAACCCACAAATTCAACCACttctaattttcatttatttcttacaAACTCTGGCCTATCAAAATCGAATTTCTTGGGgccatttcatttctttcccaaaCTGGGCTATTTAGATCTATTAGGCAGTGATATCGTAAGCATTCCTTCAAGCATCAAAACATATGTTAGATTGTGGTATGTTTCATTGAATGATTGCAAGcaacttcaagaaattaaagagttTCCACCGAATCTAAAAGTGGTAAGTGCTAGTGGATGCATATCACTAGAAAGCTTACCAGAAATATCGAAAGAATTCAATTTCCCACGGCTAGAATGGATTGGCTTGGCCAGATGCTATAAAGTGAATATGGGAAATTGGATGTCAAATCCTGCATGGAATAAA GCTGAGATGATATTTCCGGGAAAGAAGATTCCAGATTGGTTCAGTCATTGCAAGGAGATCACTTCAAATAGTCATCGGTGTAAATTTGATATTAAAGTGGCCCCACCGTATAACTTGGATGACATCATAGGAATTGCTTTTTGTGCTGTTATTGAACCTGTTGCAACTATTATTTTGGCCGTTTCAATCATGAGAGGAGATACCTACGCCAGGAATTATTGGGATGCACGTGCAGCATTTGATGAAATTGATTCAGATCATGTATGGTTAAGGTACTTAACTACAGAAGATATTATGCACCTACGAGCTGTGAGGGTAGATCGGGCAGATGATCTGGGGATTATATTTGAAAGCAGAGATCCAAATTCAGTGATCTTCAAACGTTGCGGAGTTCATCTGTTATACAAACAGCATGAACCGAATACCAAAGATCATGCAGGTCATGTGCCCcatcatgaaaatattggaaATTTAGCAAATCCAATGGGTGGAAGTCAGCTTTCTAAGAGGCGTCGTGTTGATTATGATGAGTATGAAGACAATCACAACATTGAATCCAACTTGTACACACAACAAAGGAAGCCTGCTTCAACcttggaaatcaaaatttttctgATTTCAAGTGTATGGAGGAGCAGTTATGTAaagtag